In Salinigranum marinum, one DNA window encodes the following:
- a CDS encoding ubiquinol-cytochrome c reductase iron-sulfur subunit, producing the protein MSESDDKYPTESGRRRFVKGVVGGAALAGVGAAGSAAINSATTSPGAGGGPTEAYAIENTAGPAPRGMPLIPVEIDSEGYLKGVWPEVRTETQNGIEIEIAATEDFRGSGVTYSSEWFQYCGVQSYPQLAPSYDGDNFFRSDSGAYTWQQETYEAGDQLHVDDFSDYQEWGNEFGTAGIGKPATGTWRSTDSDDTMPIQVIKSDIVEQRAPEVGGFFEAATQEGFIAWLNKCTHFCCVPGWKQSGDAAKFGDADGVYCQCHQSIYDPFSVVQTLFTALPRPD; encoded by the coding sequence ATGAGCGAGAGCGACGACAAGTACCCCACAGAATCCGGACGACGCCGGTTCGTCAAGGGCGTCGTCGGGGGGGCAGCGTTGGCGGGCGTCGGCGCTGCCGGTTCGGCGGCCATCAACTCCGCGACGACCTCCCCCGGCGCGGGCGGTGGCCCCACCGAGGCGTACGCCATCGAGAACACCGCGGGGCCCGCCCCGCGCGGGATGCCGCTCATTCCCGTCGAGATCGACTCGGAGGGGTACCTCAAGGGCGTCTGGCCCGAGGTGCGGACGGAGACCCAGAACGGGATCGAGATCGAGATCGCGGCGACCGAGGACTTCCGCGGCAGCGGCGTCACCTACTCGTCGGAGTGGTTCCAGTACTGTGGCGTCCAGTCGTACCCGCAGCTCGCGCCCTCCTACGACGGTGACAACTTCTTCCGGTCCGACTCCGGGGCGTACACGTGGCAGCAGGAGACGTACGAGGCCGGCGATCAGCTCCACGTCGACGACTTCTCCGATTACCAGGAGTGGGGGAACGAGTTCGGGACGGCCGGCATCGGCAAGCCCGCCACCGGCACCTGGCGCTCGACCGACTCCGACGACACCATGCCCATTCAGGTCATCAAGAGCGACATCGTCGAGCAGCGAGCGCCGGAGGTCGGCGGCTTCTTCGAGGCCGCGACCCAGGAGGGGTTCATCGCCTGGCTCAACAAGTGTACGCACTTCTGTTGCGTTCCGGGCTGGAAGCAGTCGGGCGACGCCGCCAAGTTCGGCGACGCCGATGGCGTCTACTGCCAGTGCCACCAGTCGATCTACGACCCGTTCTCGGTCGTCCAGACGCTGTTCACCGCACTGCCGCGTCCCGACTAA
- a CDS encoding ester cyclase, whose protein sequence is MAETRPLEHKQMIERYLTAFNEQDVDASPELVTEDVLAQGLIGADGDVNGIEEYGEWWRETLSGLPDAHIEIDDYLQSGERAAARWTFTGTHEKDLFEIPATNRAFEITALALFRMEGGKIAEKRYRQDDLGMLQQLGIIEVD, encoded by the coding sequence ATGGCCGAAACAAGACCGCTTGAGCACAAACAGATGATCGAGCGGTATCTTACGGCGTTCAACGAGCAAGACGTGGACGCTTCACCCGAGTTAGTGACTGAGGATGTTCTTGCTCAGGGGTTGATCGGTGCCGATGGGGATGTGAACGGTATCGAGGAGTATGGCGAATGGTGGAGAGAGACGTTGTCTGGTCTCCCGGATGCCCATATCGAAATAGACGATTACTTGCAGTCCGGGGAAAGGGCTGCTGCACGCTGGACCTTCACCGGAACTCACGAAAAGGACCTCTTTGAGATTCCTGCGACGAATCGGGCCTTCGAGATTACAGCCCTTGCGCTCTTCCGAATGGAAGGCGGGAAGATCGCCGAAAAGAGGTACCGACAGGACGATCTCGGCATGCTCCAACAACTCGGCATCATCGAGGTGGACTGA
- a CDS encoding NAD-binding protein, whose protein sequence is MVSREWIGGRAAVLLTFAVALASIVTGIANIGAPPRPIGPIATVVPAFVPTIAGFTGALTGFVLLASAFGLRRGLRAAWYATLVLLPVTALQGALQSNERAVPLVALSAVAFVVLAFNRKRFHRDLDVSATELAALAAIVGAQTYGTVGAYALRDEFTGLNNLVDAFYFALVTGSTVGYGDITPATPIARLFGMSVLLVTVSSFAVALGVLLTPAIEAQLSKALGRMTETQLDLLENHVLVLGYGDLTEPILEELSGKARYVILTQDTERARLLTERDLDVFTADPSDVESLERARVDTARAVVVATNNDAEDALAILTARQLNPDIRIVAAASNRENVEKLKRAGANTVISPTTLGGHLMAESALGGDSEKVEEQVMEVHPSEDDPVEEPNVEPDADGDPDR, encoded by the coding sequence ATGGTCAGCCGCGAGTGGATCGGGGGACGGGCCGCAGTCCTGTTGACCTTCGCGGTCGCACTCGCGTCGATCGTCACCGGCATCGCCAACATCGGTGCCCCGCCCCGCCCGATCGGGCCGATCGCGACGGTCGTCCCCGCCTTCGTCCCGACGATCGCCGGCTTCACGGGCGCGCTCACGGGGTTCGTGCTCCTCGCGAGCGCGTTCGGCCTCCGGCGGGGGCTCCGCGCCGCGTGGTACGCGACGCTGGTTCTGCTCCCCGTGACGGCGCTCCAGGGGGCGTTGCAGTCGAACGAGCGGGCGGTACCGCTGGTCGCGCTGTCGGCGGTCGCGTTCGTCGTCCTCGCGTTCAATCGGAAGCGGTTCCACCGCGACCTCGACGTGTCGGCGACCGAACTGGCCGCGCTCGCCGCCATCGTCGGCGCGCAGACGTACGGCACCGTCGGCGCGTACGCGCTCCGCGACGAGTTCACCGGGCTGAACAACCTCGTCGACGCGTTCTATTTCGCGCTCGTCACGGGCTCGACGGTCGGCTACGGCGACATCACCCCGGCGACCCCGATCGCTCGACTGTTCGGGATGTCCGTCCTGCTCGTGACGGTCTCCTCCTTTGCGGTGGCGCTCGGGGTGTTGCTCACGCCCGCCATCGAAGCACAGCTCTCCAAGGCACTCGGACGCATGACAGAGACACAGCTCGACCTCCTCGAAAACCACGTCCTCGTGCTCGGCTACGGGGACCTAACGGAACCGATCCTCGAAGAACTCTCCGGCAAGGCGCGGTACGTCATCCTCACCCAGGACACGGAACGGGCGCGACTCCTCACGGAGCGCGATCTCGACGTCTTCACCGCGGATCCGAGCGACGTCGAGTCGCTCGAACGCGCCCGCGTCGACACCGCCCGCGCGGTCGTCGTCGCCACGAACAACGACGCCGAGGACGCGCTCGCCATCCTCACCGCGCGGCAGTTGAACCCCGACATCAGGATCGTCGCGGCGGCCTCCAACCGGGAGAACGTCGAGAAGCTCAAGCGCGCGGGCGCGAACACGGTCATCAGCCCGACCACCCTGGGCGGGCACCTGATGGCCGAGTCCGCCCTCGGCGGCGACTCCGAGAAGGTCGAAGAGCAGGTGATGGAGGTCCACCCCTCGGAGGACGACCCCGTCGAGGAGCCGAACGTTGAACCCGACGCCGACGGCGACCCCGACCGCTGA
- the ppc gene encoding phosphoenolpyruvate carboxylase translates to MELHTRDVRQDVRELGALLGDVLEDQSSTEAFETVEGLRTSAIAYRAGEVDSRQGLHDVFDRLDPGGASVVARAFTTYFELINLAEERERVRANREASQARTLEDGLEETVQGLIEADADAETVQGILDDVLIEPTFTAHPTEARRKTVKAKLRSIATDLEEIDERRLTDKEFEHVWNEVDAEVTSLWQTSQVRDRRPEPQDEARNVQYYIENILFDVVGEVYQEFEDVVHEEYPDIDVPKLFEFRSWAGSDRDGNPFVTPEVTADTLERQRAVVIEKYLDALKRLSGVLSQDGRRVDVGDALRESITADREHLPVVGKEVEARYPDEPYRQKLKLMRERLRRISDVRPNGYPDVEAFIEDLDVIHDSLCATGAEQVASTYVEPLRRQADTFGFTLASLDLRDHRQNHTEAVREVFAGAGVDYDGMSEDERVDLLTEAILQEEAIVDLDEPGDVTDTAARVLELFDRLGDWQREYGVGAIDTYCISMTEEPSHVLEVLFLADQAGVVSLPDHCGIDVVPLLETESALNGARRIMGTLFENEAYGQALSARKNVQEIMLGYSDSNKENGFLAANWDLYKNQRRLANITDDFDVTMRLFHGRGGSISRGGGPMNRAMLALPNETVTGQIKFTEQGEAIAEKYANPRIAERNLEQMLNAQVRARHIAIREPKEQVPDEWADAMETMATAAREEYRDLLESEGFVAYFEQATPITVIENLNLGSRPASRTGERTVEDLRAIPWVFSWTQSRCILPGWYALATGVDTFLEEGDVEMLQEMYEEWPFFRTTVDRATVSLAETDLEIAAEYADLADTDLRESFFPRLSDEYERAVGHALAICGRDTLLKREWLDESLSRRNPYVDPLNLLQTHLMAQTHRTPDEEQTLRLTVKGIAAGMKNTG, encoded by the coding sequence ATGGAACTGCACACGAGGGACGTCAGACAGGACGTCCGCGAGCTCGGGGCGCTCCTCGGAGACGTCCTCGAGGACCAGTCGTCGACCGAGGCGTTCGAGACGGTAGAGGGGCTTCGAACGAGCGCGATCGCGTACCGGGCGGGCGAGGTCGACTCGCGCCAGGGTCTCCACGACGTCTTCGACCGGCTCGATCCCGGCGGCGCGAGCGTCGTTGCCCGCGCGTTCACCACGTACTTCGAGCTCATCAACCTCGCCGAGGAGCGCGAGCGGGTCCGCGCCAACCGGGAGGCCTCGCAGGCACGGACGCTCGAGGACGGACTCGAGGAGACGGTCCAGGGGCTGATCGAGGCCGACGCCGACGCCGAGACTGTCCAGGGGATCCTCGACGACGTGCTCATCGAGCCGACGTTTACTGCACACCCGACCGAGGCCCGCCGGAAGACGGTGAAGGCCAAGCTCCGCTCCATCGCGACGGACCTCGAAGAGATCGACGAGCGCCGGCTGACCGACAAGGAGTTCGAGCACGTCTGGAACGAGGTCGACGCCGAGGTGACGAGCCTCTGGCAGACGTCGCAGGTCCGTGACCGCCGGCCCGAGCCACAGGACGAGGCGCGGAACGTCCAGTACTACATCGAGAACATCCTCTTCGACGTCGTCGGCGAGGTGTACCAGGAGTTCGAGGACGTCGTTCACGAGGAGTATCCCGACATCGACGTTCCCAAGCTGTTCGAGTTCCGCTCGTGGGCCGGCTCGGATCGCGACGGCAACCCGTTCGTCACGCCCGAGGTGACCGCCGACACGCTCGAACGCCAGCGCGCGGTCGTCATCGAGAAGTATCTCGACGCGCTGAAGCGGCTCTCCGGCGTGTTGAGTCAGGACGGCCGCCGGGTCGACGTCGGCGACGCGCTCCGGGAGTCGATCACGGCCGACCGCGAACACCTGCCGGTGGTCGGCAAGGAGGTCGAAGCGCGGTACCCCGACGAACCGTACCGACAGAAGCTGAAGCTGATGCGCGAGCGACTCCGTCGCATCTCGGACGTCCGGCCCAACGGCTACCCCGACGTCGAGGCGTTCATCGAGGACCTCGACGTGATCCACGACAGCCTCTGTGCGACCGGTGCCGAACAGGTCGCGTCGACGTACGTCGAGCCCCTGCGCCGCCAGGCCGACACGTTCGGCTTCACGCTCGCGAGCCTCGACCTCCGCGACCACCGCCAAAACCACACCGAAGCGGTGCGCGAGGTGTTCGCCGGGGCCGGCGTCGACTACGACGGGATGAGCGAGGACGAGCGCGTCGATCTCCTGACCGAGGCCATCCTCCAGGAGGAGGCGATCGTCGATCTCGACGAACCGGGCGACGTGACGGACACCGCCGCGCGCGTTCTCGAACTGTTCGACAGGCTCGGCGACTGGCAGCGGGAGTACGGCGTCGGCGCGATCGACACGTACTGCATCTCGATGACCGAAGAGCCCTCGCACGTCCTCGAGGTGCTCTTCCTCGCCGACCAGGCGGGCGTCGTCTCCCTGCCCGACCACTGCGGGATCGACGTCGTCCCGCTCCTCGAGACCGAGAGCGCGCTCAACGGTGCCCGGCGCATCATGGGCACGCTGTTCGAGAACGAGGCGTACGGGCAGGCCCTGAGCGCGAGGAAGAACGTCCAGGAGATCATGCTGGGCTACTCCGACTCCAACAAGGAGAACGGCTTCCTGGCGGCGAACTGGGACCTCTACAAGAACCAACGCCGCCTCGCGAACATCACCGACGACTTCGACGTGACGATGCGGCTGTTCCACGGCCGCGGCGGTTCGATCTCTCGGGGGGGCGGCCCGATGAACCGCGCGATGCTCGCGCTGCCGAACGAGACCGTCACGGGACAGATCAAGTTCACCGAACAGGGCGAGGCGATCGCCGAAAAGTACGCCAACCCCCGGATCGCGGAGCGCAACCTCGAACAGATGCTCAACGCGCAGGTCCGTGCGCGACACATCGCTATCCGCGAACCGAAAGAGCAGGTGCCCGACGAGTGGGCCGACGCGATGGAGACGATGGCGACCGCCGCCCGCGAGGAGTACCGCGACCTCCTCGAATCGGAGGGGTTCGTCGCCTACTTCGAGCAGGCCACCCCGATCACCGTCATCGAGAACCTCAACCTCGGCTCCCGGCCCGCCTCCAGGACCGGCGAACGCACCGTCGAGGACCTCCGGGCGATCCCGTGGGTGTTCTCGTGGACGCAGTCGCGCTGTATCCTCCCCGGCTGGTACGCGCTGGCGACGGGCGTCGACACCTTCCTCGAGGAGGGCGACGTCGAGATGCTCCAGGAGATGTACGAGGAGTGGCCGTTCTTCCGGACGACGGTCGACCGAGCCACGGTGTCGCTAGCCGAGACCGACCTCGAGATTGCCGCGGAGTACGCCGACCTCGCCGACACCGACCTCCGCGAGTCGTTCTTCCCGCGGCTCAGCGACGAGTACGAACGCGCGGTCGGTCACGCGCTCGCCATCTGCGGTCGTGACACGCTCCTCAAGCGCGAGTGGCTCGACGAGAGTCTCTCGCGGCGCAACCCCTACGTCGACCCGCTGAACCTGCTCCAGACCCACCTCATGGCGCAGACGCACCGGACTCCCGACGAGGAACAGACCCTCCGGCTGACGGTCAAAGGCATCGCGGCCGGGATGAAGAACACGGGCTGA
- a CDS encoding ubiquitin-like small modifier protein 1 has protein sequence MELEWKLFADLKERAGDGRVTVELDAGATVGEALTALVEARPGLDGRVFDDDGRLYDHVNVLKNGSNVETSDEGLDAPVDEQDELALFPPVSGG, from the coding sequence ATGGAACTCGAGTGGAAGCTGTTCGCCGACCTGAAAGAGCGCGCCGGCGACGGTCGCGTGACCGTCGAACTCGACGCGGGAGCCACGGTCGGGGAGGCGCTCACGGCGCTCGTCGAGGCGCGGCCGGGGCTCGACGGGCGCGTCTTCGACGACGACGGCCGGCTCTACGACCACGTGAACGTGCTGAAGAACGGATCGAACGTCGAGACGAGCGACGAGGGGCTCGACGCGCCGGTCGACGAGCAGGACGAACTGGCGCTGTTCCCGCCGGTGAGCGGCGGTTAG
- a CDS encoding TrkA C-terminal domain-containing protein gives MTPLALIQATPLDDPTLAQNAGRLLAFVLAAGGVSGVAALVFRWYTREPVPLGVSTLLGLSVVALYLNTVGLFSQLVGGASSGIFALDAVVFNVVAIVLAGLATPVGRRAGDRVATDVFAVTGAKELDAEVSRIVRTVGRVTTVTLPEADEIGDMDSYDPVSAELKAEMGEKTLLFPNRLSVDELRDRLVARLKDDYRIGYVDVEITDRGVIEYLAVGSRAAGLGPTLGHGTVAVSVRADPAHAASPGDVVQVWRPARVDPGAGDDEEGTRHPPERLLTGELRARSGDVVTLAVDAVDAGLLDAATSYRLVSLPAEPQADREFASLLRAADETMAAVAVTDASAVVGETLGSLDVTVAAVRTASGSVEAIPTRSRTIDAGDTLYVVARPEMLRRLEARASVVVEVPPSAESAVGATTN, from the coding sequence GTGACACCCCTCGCACTCATCCAGGCGACCCCGCTCGACGATCCGACACTCGCGCAGAACGCCGGTCGACTCCTCGCGTTCGTCCTCGCCGCGGGCGGGGTGTCGGGGGTCGCCGCGCTCGTCTTCCGGTGGTACACCCGCGAGCCGGTCCCGCTCGGCGTGTCGACCCTGCTCGGCCTCTCGGTCGTCGCGCTGTATCTCAACACGGTCGGGCTGTTCAGCCAGCTCGTCGGCGGGGCGTCGAGCGGGATCTTCGCGCTCGACGCGGTCGTGTTCAACGTCGTCGCCATCGTGCTCGCGGGGCTCGCGACGCCCGTCGGCCGGCGCGCCGGTGACCGCGTGGCGACCGACGTCTTCGCCGTCACCGGCGCGAAGGAACTCGACGCGGAGGTGTCACGGATCGTCCGCACCGTCGGGCGGGTCACGACGGTCACCCTCCCCGAGGCGGACGAGATCGGCGACATGGATAGCTACGACCCGGTGTCGGCGGAGTTGAAAGCGGAGATGGGCGAGAAGACCCTGCTGTTCCCGAACCGGCTCTCGGTCGACGAACTCCGCGACCGGCTGGTCGCCCGACTGAAAGACGACTACCGCATCGGCTACGTCGACGTCGAGATCACCGACCGCGGCGTGATCGAGTATCTCGCCGTTGGCAGTCGGGCTGCGGGCCTGGGGCCGACGCTCGGTCACGGCACCGTCGCCGTCTCGGTCCGGGCGGACCCCGCACACGCCGCGAGTCCGGGCGACGTGGTGCAGGTGTGGCGACCCGCGCGCGTCGATCCGGGCGCGGGCGACGACGAGGAGGGGACGCGTCACCCGCCTGAACGGCTCCTCACGGGCGAGTTGCGGGCCCGATCCGGCGACGTCGTCACCCTCGCGGTCGACGCCGTCGACGCCGGCCTGCTCGACGCGGCGACGAGCTACCGGCTCGTCTCGCTCCCGGCCGAGCCGCAGGCCGACCGGGAGTTCGCCTCCCTGCTCCGCGCGGCCGACGAGACGATGGCCGCCGTGGCCGTCACCGACGCGTCGGCGGTCGTCGGCGAGACGCTCGGTTCGCTCGACGTGACGGTCGCCGCGGTCCGCACCGCGTCGGGGTCGGTCGAGGCGATCCCGACGCGCTCGCGGACGATCGACGCGGGCGACACCCTGTACGTCGTCGCCCGTCCCGAGATGCTCCGCCGACTCGAAGCGCGCGCCAGCGTCGTCGTCGAAGTGCCACCGTCGGCCGAGTCGGCGGTCGGGGCGACGACGAACTGA
- a CDS encoding TrkA C-terminal domain-containing protein: MASLPIEVLFGLYLGLLTGIIPALVSGALGFVFKYVTGVTIPGLGVVVLSLAIAGANGGLMALYDPALVGSGERFIVAVLVVLMLSLYAHSQGDKLGTAVPKRLNLRKLTERTLNTDVVELVGGRGQVRVTVAGDVGDMEGYPALPADLRASVRDGEWTFPADIPLVELETRFADRLRSEFDLADVSVRLDEDARATVNAAPPVGALSKRIPAGRRAVSVTALIPTGLAVGDRVEVTADGRTVSGTVLSAKSDAKAEPSDAAATDGGTDASTPAPATPTATGGEGRVTVSVSRADAEFLLGASTIDRLVVNSRGVRREFELISLLRRGGHRFRKLTVREGGVLDGVTLGEVSVRDSYAVVVLAVRHEGVWRITPRGSQSVAAGDDLFVVGRRDALAAFAEVAA, translated from the coding sequence ATGGCTTCGCTCCCGATCGAGGTGCTGTTCGGGCTCTACCTCGGACTCCTCACCGGCATCATCCCGGCGCTGGTCTCCGGGGCGCTCGGCTTCGTCTTCAAGTACGTCACGGGGGTGACAATCCCCGGGCTCGGGGTCGTCGTCCTCTCGCTCGCCATCGCGGGGGCCAACGGGGGGCTCATGGCGCTGTACGACCCGGCGCTCGTCGGCTCGGGCGAGCGGTTCATCGTCGCCGTGCTCGTCGTGTTGATGCTCTCGCTGTACGCCCACAGCCAGGGCGACAAGCTCGGCACGGCGGTCCCGAAGCGGCTGAACCTCCGCAAGCTGACCGAACGAACGCTCAACACCGACGTCGTCGAACTCGTCGGTGGGCGCGGACAGGTCCGTGTCACCGTCGCCGGCGACGTGGGCGACATGGAGGGGTATCCGGCGCTCCCGGCCGACCTCCGGGCGAGCGTCCGCGACGGGGAGTGGACGTTTCCGGCCGACATCCCGCTCGTGGAACTCGAAACCAGGTTCGCCGACCGGCTCCGCTCGGAGTTCGACCTCGCCGACGTCTCGGTCCGCCTCGACGAGGACGCACGTGCGACGGTGAACGCCGCACCGCCCGTGGGCGCGCTCTCGAAACGCATCCCGGCCGGGCGACGGGCCGTCTCTGTGACGGCGCTGATCCCGACCGGGTTAGCGGTAGGCGACCGGGTCGAGGTCACCGCCGACGGTCGGACCGTCTCGGGAACCGTCCTCAGCGCGAAGAGCGACGCGAAAGCCGAACCGTCGGACGCGGCCGCGACCGACGGCGGGACCGACGCGTCGACGCCGGCACCGGCGACGCCGACCGCGACCGGTGGCGAGGGGCGCGTCACCGTCTCGGTCAGCCGGGCCGACGCGGAGTTCCTCCTCGGGGCGTCGACGATCGACCGGCTCGTCGTGAACTCCCGCGGCGTCCGGCGCGAGTTCGAGCTCATCTCGCTGCTCCGGCGGGGCGGACACCGCTTCCGCAAGCTCACGGTCAGGGAGGGTGGGGTGCTCGACGGCGTCACCCTGGGGGAAGTGAGCGTCCGCGATAGCTACGCCGTGGTGGTCCTCGCGGTCCGCCACGAGGGTGTGTGGCGGATCACCCCGCGCGGGTCACAGTCGGTCGCGGCCGGCGACGACCTCTTCGTCGTCGGGCGGCGCGACGCGCTCGCCGCGTTCGCGGAGGTGGCCGCGTGA
- a CDS encoding universal stress protein, with protein MISRILVPMDDSEMAQRALEYALENHPEAEITVLHVVGEPSLMAGAATALALEEDPEEAAEERSEAVFEDARKLAAEYDVEIATDVQMGHPARAILNRADDFDAIVLGSHSGSLVDRLVVGNVAQKVVRQSPIPVIVTR; from the coding sequence GTGATATCACGGATTCTCGTCCCGATGGACGATTCGGAGATGGCCCAGCGAGCGCTCGAGTACGCTCTCGAGAACCATCCCGAGGCGGAGATCACGGTCTTACATGTCGTGGGCGAACCGTCACTGATGGCGGGAGCAGCCACGGCACTCGCTCTCGAGGAGGATCCGGAAGAGGCCGCTGAAGAGCGCTCTGAGGCGGTATTCGAGGACGCCCGGAAACTCGCCGCCGAGTACGATGTCGAGATCGCCACCGACGTTCAGATGGGTCATCCGGCCCGGGCGATTTTGAACAGAGCCGACGACTTCGATGCGATCGTACTCGGTAGCCACAGCGGTTCGTTAGTCGATCGGCTGGTCGTCGGGAACGTCGCCCAGAAGGTGGTCCGCCAGTCGCCCATCCCGGTAATCGTCACCCGGTGA